A single region of the Lycium barbarum isolate Lr01 chromosome 2, ASM1917538v2, whole genome shotgun sequence genome encodes:
- the LOC132625821 gene encoding uncharacterized protein At4g15970-like has product MLTDLLPCCTTTTAISTTTTNASISAGTGITKSVLIVRKIATIALFVSFSCFVLYRASESIGFRLPSGFTSRASFYLPDDNVNANSSDSEEYRLEKVLKNAAMEDNTVILTTLNEAWAAPNSVVDLFLESFRIGDHTRGLLNHLVIVALDEKAFSRCLALHTHCYALVTQGADFSKEAYFMFPGYLKMMWRRIDFLRVVLEMGFNFVFTDADIMWFRDPFPHFYKDADFQIACDHFSGKPDDVENKPNGGFNHVRSNNRSIEFYKYWYSSRDKYPGLHDQDVLNNIKNDSFIRDIDLKMRFLDTAYFGGFCEPSKNLSEVCTMHANCCYGMESKLHDLRILLQDWKNFLSLPPAQKISSELSWRVPQNCSLDSLRHYAPPPVNNIEQLNGHRR; this is encoded by the exons ATGTTAACTGATTTGTTACCGTGTTGTACAACAACAACTGCGATTAGTACTACAACTACTAACGCTAGTATTAGTGCTGGTACTGGTATTACTAAATCTGTTTTGATTGTTCGTAAGATCGCTACGATAGCGCTATTCGTATCGTTTTCGTGTTTCGTGCTTTATAGAGCGAGTGAAAGCATCGGCTTCAGGCTCCCAAGCGGTTTCACTTCACGCGCTTCGTTTTATCTACCTGATGATAATGTGAACGCTAATTCATCG GATAGTGAGGAGTACAGGCTTGAGAAAGTGTTGAAGAATGCTGCTATGGAGGATAACACAGTGATCTTAACAACTTTGAATGAAGCATGGGCTGCTCCTAATTCAGTTGTTGATCTGTTTCTTGAAAGTTTTAGGATTGGAGATCACACTCGTGGACTTTTGAATCATTTAGTCATTGTTGCTCTTGACGAGAAAGCATTCTCCAGGTGTTTGGCTTTACATACTCATTGCTACGCACTAGTGACTCAAGGGGCTGATTTTTCAAAGGAAGCTTATTTCATGTTCCCTGGCTACTTGAAGATGATGTGGAGAAGGATTGACTTTTTGAGGGTAGTGCTTGAAATGGGATTCAACTTTGTCTTCACG GATGCTGATATCATGTGGTTTAGAGATCCATTTCCTCACTTTTACAAGGATGCAGACTTTCAGATAGCATGTGATCATTTCTCAGGTAAACCGGATGATGTGGAGAATAAACCTAATGGTGGTTTCAATCACGTGAGGTCGAATAACAGATCAATTGAATTTTACAAGTACTGGTATTCGTCAAGAGACAAGTATCCAGGTTTGCATGATCAAGACGTTCTTAATAATATCAAGAACGATTCTTTCATAAGGGATATTGATCTCAAAATGAGATTCTTGGACACAGCATACTTTGGTGGATTTTGTGAACCAAGCAAAAATCTGAGTGAAGTATGTACAATGCATGCTAATTGTTGTTATGGGATGGAAAGCAAACTTCATGATCTTAGAATCCTTCTTCAAGACTGGAAAAACTTCTTGTCGTTGCCACCAGCACAGAAGATATCATCGGAGTTATCATGGCGAGTTCCTCAAAACTGCAG TCTTGATTCTCTCCGCCACTATGCTCCGCCACCAGTGAATAATATAGAACAGTTGAATGGACACAGAAGATAG